Part of the Methanomassiliicoccales archaeon genome is shown below.
AGGTTGCACTCGAACACTCCCCTGGTCCAGTCCCCCTCCATGAACGACAGTCTCAACAACGTCGCCGGTGAGATCATGGCATCCCTTTCCAGAAGCTGCACCGTCTCCCCAACGGAGAACAGGCCGCGCGAGGTCAGCAACAGGACCTTTTCGCCTTTCTTTCGCAACATGTGCGAGATGGCGTGGCAGGCGGATGTCTTGGCCTTCGTTCCGGTGACCTCGACGGTCGGAAAACCGAAGTGAGCCAGTTCTCCCACCGCTCTATGGAATGTGATCCTTTGCTCAAATTTCGCCCGCCCCAGATAATGGTCGGGGCAATGGACCGGAAGGACAGCCAGATCGTACTTCTTCGAGGGCGTCGTTCTCGCGACCGCTATGCCTTCGTTCCGTAGGTGGTCGACCATGTACTGTTCCGCGGTGCCGTAGATGTCAACCGCGGTCACCTCCTCGCCACGCGACCGATAGGTGAGGGCGATGATATCGCCTCCATGGGTCAGGTCGAGAACAAGCACGTTCATTCAGAGCATCTCCAGTCGGTCACGATGGTCCTGCCTAGTTAAAATCTTAATCGCGGCCTGACTATTTGGAGAAGACCTCGAAGCCCAGGCTCTTGCCCAGGTCCTTGGCGGTGCGGGGAACGTTGGCCATCTGACCTCCGCCCTCATATTGGATCCAATAGGTGCGTGACAGCTCGTCCAGAGCCTCCGATGGCGTTACACCGGACATGGATCCCTCGGAAAGCATCGCCTCTATCCTGGTGTATGCCCTGATCGAAAGGAATGCCGTGAACATATGGCCGTCCATGGTCTCGCGGTCCACCAGGAACTCCCGGTCCTGACCCATGGTCCTGCGGTGGTCCGCGAAAAGCCGGTCGATGGCGTCCCTTCTGCGGTACAGTCGATATATGTCCTCCTCGGTCACTTCCTTGTCCGAGGCCAACATGATGCATCCCGCGATGTGGCTCCGGTCCATGAAATTCCTCTCTGCAAGCCGGTTCTCATCCAGCATGCGATAGAGGGTCATCTCCTCCTCCATCTTGAGCTGGGCATCCTGGTATAGGTACAGCCACATGCCCTTGTGCTGCCTTTTTCCGCACTTGATGAGATGCTTGTCGTGGAAGAAGTGCCGGACCAGCGGGATGTCCAGGTCATAGAGGTCGCTGTCCCGGTTGACCGGCAGGACAAAGGAGGTCCTTTGCTGCATGAGTAGGGAAACCAGATCCTCCGAGAAGCTGTCCCTCTCCAGAACCAAAGTGATCCCTTCGCCCCCGATCTCACCAAGGAGCTTGCGCATTGGTCCAAGCTCCCCGACGGGATTGGAAAGCATCCGCACCATGGTCGGCGCCCCGGTATCGGCCGAGAATATCATGGCGAGGTTTATTCTCTGCATGAGCCGGGACTCTTCCGGACTGCGGTCAATGAGGTCGGTCTGCTCTGAACGGGTAAAATAGGCCGACATGCCATAGACGATCTCGTCACCGGACACACACATGCCGTTGAACACCTTGGCCTGTGCTTTCTTATCCTGGCCGACCCGATGAAGCATCTCGGACAGCCTCTTGGGCGTCAAGTCCGGTTTGATCGAATGGATGTTATACAGCTTGTCCCAGGCATTCTGTGCTCTGCGCAAGGGAACATCCCCAAGTACTCTGACCATGGAAAGTGCGTACAGTTCCTGCCAATCATCGGGGAAGGCCGATCTAAGCTGTTCCATCATGTCCGACATGGAGCGGTTGAGCAGGACGGCGTTGCCATACTGTTTGACCACCCTCTCAGCTGTGGGGACCAGCATGCTCTCCTTCTCTTGAAGGCCATTCCTCTCATCCAGTCGTCCCAGATACTTAGACCGCTTCTTTCGTTTCTTCTCTTCCTTGTCCCATATGGTGGTGGAGCGATACACGTAGTAGGCCGAACCGATCCTCTTGATCTCAAGCCCCTTAGCGCCCTGTTCTCGCTGTCCCTTGAGCCAATTGACCGCCCACTCGTCCATTAGGAAAGGTATAGGGTATAAATGATATTAAACAATTGTCACGCGATTATGATATCCAGCATCAAAACATATAGTTAGACATCTCCCTAATTATTCCCTATGGCGGACGCAAATCATTTATAATTAGGGAGGTAATCGACGGTCTCGGACAGAATCTCAGGGGATTCATAAATGGCAACTTCAAGGAAATTGATGGCACTGACCGTTATCGCGGTCCTGTTGGTGGCCGGTCTCGGCGCGGTCGTAATACTCTCGATGAACAACAACAAGAACGATACGAAACCAGTGGACCAGTCGACGACGGTCAGTGTGGTCGATGACCGGGGGGTCAATGTGACGGTGCCGAAATACCCGCAGCACATACTATCGCTGGGAACGGCCTTCACCGAGTGCCTGTATGCGATAGGCGCCCAGGACCAGATCGCTGGCGTTGACAGCACAAGCAAGTACCCAGCGGAGGTTGCTAACAAGACCAATATCGGAAGTGGCTATACCATCAACAAAGAGAGCGTGACCATGTTGCAGCCCGACCTGGTCATAATGTGGAAGTCCTACACCACGACGTTGAAGACCCTGACCGAAATGAACTTGACCGTCCTTGCTTTCGACCCCCAGTCGGTGGCCGACGTCGAGAAGATGATCAATCTGCTTGGCAATGTGACCGGCAAGACTGGTGAGGCGAACTTGGTCGTCACCGATATGCAGACCAGGATAACTGAGGTGCAGCAGAAGGTCGCCAACACCACCAGCAGGCCCAACGTCTACATGGAGCTGCTCAGCTCCGGCGGTAAATCCCCCGGTCCGGGC
Proteins encoded:
- a CDS encoding ABC transporter substrate-binding protein, with product MATSRKLMALTVIAVLLVAGLGAVVILSMNNNKNDTKPVDQSTTVSVVDDRGVNVTVPKYPQHILSLGTAFTECLYAIGAQDQIAGVDSTSKYPAEVANKTNIGSGYTINKESVTMLQPDLVIMWKSYTTTLKTLTEMNLTVLAFDPQSVADVEKMINLLGNVTGKTGEANLVVTDMQTRITEVQQKVANTTSRPNVYMELLSSGGKSPGPGTMTDDVIRLSGGYNINANTSARYTKLNAEYVVGQDPKFIVLETQNTKTNDDVKSTSGYGTISAVVNDKIMRVDGAWLTASPRIVLAVEEFASWFHPELFPA